TTTGGTTCAGTTCCCTCTTCATCTCTATTTCCACTGATATGTTGCTCATTCTGTATTTGCAAGGGAACTTGTGAAGGTTTGTTTGTGCTGCTAGTTGCTTGCTCCCAGTCCAAGTGTTGGCTGCTGTCAATTTGCTTTTGTTTCCAATTCCAGATCTCATGTTCAACAATCTTGACATCCCTACTAATCACCATCTTGCCTTTGATGGGATCATACAGTTTGTAGGCACCTGTTGGATGATATCCTATCAAGATCATTGCTTCATTTTTGTCTTGCAACTTCCTTCTCTTCTAGTCTGGTATATGTTTGAAACATAGAGCACCAAATATTCTTAAATGTCCCACTGCTGGTTTTCTTCCACTCCAGATCTCTTCTGGTACTTTCTCCTTCTTCTTTGTTGGACATTTATTCATAATATAGACAACAGTTGATGCAGCTTCTCCCTAGAACTTAAGTGGCAGTCCCTTATCTTTTATCATGTTTCTAGTCATGTCTAGAATGGTTCTATTTCTCCTTTCAGCTAGACCATTGTGTTGAGGTGTGTAGGGAGTTGTTATCTCATGTTCAATTCCACTATTGATACAAATATCCTTGAATTCATGTGAAGTATATTCTCATCATCCATCTGTTCTAAACACCTTGATGGATTCTCCACTTTGTTTctccattttaattttgaaatttttgaaagtttccaaTGCTTCAtctttggttttaatcaaataGATCAACAACATTCTACTAAattcatcaataaaagttatgAAGTACTTATTACCTCCTAATGATGACACTTCAAATGGTCCATATATGTCACTATGAATCACTCCAAGAACGTTCTACGCTCTTGCTCGCACTTGTGATTGGAAGGAATTTCTTGGTTGTTTTCCTGCCATACATACTTCACACACATTCTCAGGAACATCAACCATATGAATTCTTTTCACCATCTTCTTAACTCCGAGCTGCTGCAAGCTTCTGAAGTTAAGATGGCCAAATCTTGAATGCCACAACCAGCTTTCATCAATTGGACTTGTTGCGTTCAAACACTGGATATCAGCagcttgtatgttgatgataaaTGTTCTGTTCTTTGAAAGAGAAGCCTTGAGTATCATCTTCTTCTGTCCATCATACATTTCTAAGGCATCATTCTTCATGATCACTTAAAAACCCTTTTGAATTAGCTGCCCAATGCTCAGCAAATTGCTCTTCATTCCTGGCACATACAATACATTCTCTATCATTAATGTCTTCCCATTTCTTCTTTTAATCACCATGTTGCCAGCTCCCTCAGCTTCCAAAGTTCTATAATCAACAAACCTTATTTTACTCTTTCTTGATTTATCAATATCTACCAGCCATTCTTTATGACTTGTCATGTGATTGGAACAACCAGTATCAAGGAACCATACATGagatggagaatgttcttcgtttgtgGTGGCCATTAACAAGGCTGTTTCAGAAAACAAGTATCGTTCTTCGTCTGTGGctgaagatcgttcttcgtatGTGGTtgaaaacgaagatcgttcttcgtttgtgGTAGCCAACATCAAGACTGTATCTGAGTCTgatgaagaacattcttgagcaGCACATGTTTCATCTTCTCCTTTCTTCTTCTGTTTCCCTCCTTTGCCAGCCCAACATTCATATGCAAAATGTCCAAACTTCTCACAGTTGTAACATTGCACCTTCTTCTTGTCAAAGTTTCTTGAATTTCCTTTTGATTTACCACTCGAAATTCCTCCTTTTGATGAAGATTCAGACTTATCTCCAGGTTTCTTGAATTTGTTCTTCCTCCATTTCCTTTTTTGGTCTCCCCTCTTGTTGGCATATGCTACAAATGCCTGATTTCCAGAATTTCCCCCACTCCTTTCATCCATTCTCAACTCTCTTGCTTCTAGAGTTCCCTGCAACTCTTCAAGACTCAATGCGGAAATGTCTTTAGATTCTTCAATTGCGCACACAACATAGTCGAACCTGGGATGCAATGATCTCAAGATCTTTTCACACAATTTCTGTTCAGAATCTGAAACCTTCTCTTGTTCCTCCATCTGCAACACTTCGAACTGTTTCTATGAGGTATGCAATTTCACTTTCTTGACATTGGTTCCACCAGAATAACACTTCTCCAAAATGTGCCATGCTTCTTTTGCACTTTTTGCATCAGAAATTTTGTCAAAGTTGGTCGTGTCAAGGCATTGGTGAAGAATAAAGATGGCCTTGCaatctttcttcttgttttctttgaatCTTGATCTATGTTCCTCCGTTGGATTGGTTCCCAGATTTTCAAATCTTTTCTCTATGATTTCCAACACTTCTTGGAATCCAAAAAATGCTCGAATCTGCACTCTCCATCTATCCCAATCTTTCCCATCAAAATGTGGCATGTGGGCTGGAAAATTTCCATTGTTTGCACTTGAACCCATCCTCACTGCACTCATGTTTGATCCTCACACTTCACTCATGTTTTCACTCTTTGGGATCGAAACTTTGCTCTTGATACCACTTGTTGGCGTTTTCAATTTGTTTGaatgaaaaactaaaaactaagcAAGAGGGAAGaatgaattgaattgaaaaatCTTGTTGTTTATTGATGtgagtatgttatttatacATAGCCTCTATTACATTGTTTCTGACTAACTTCTtcttaactaactaacta
The genomic region above belongs to Cicer arietinum cultivar CDC Frontier isolate Library 1 chromosome 4, Cicar.CDCFrontier_v2.0, whole genome shotgun sequence and contains:
- the LOC101496201 gene encoding uncharacterized protein; translation: MEEQEKVSDSEQKLCEKILRSLHPRFDYVVCAIEESKDISALSLEELQGTLEARELRMDERSGGNSGNQAFVAYANKRGDQKRKWRKNKFKKPGDKSESSSKGGISSGKSKGNSRNFDKKKVQCYNCEKFGHFAYECWAGKGGKQKKKGEDETCAAQECSSSDSDTVLMLATTNEERSSFSTTYEERSSATDEERYLFSETALLMATTNEEHSPSHVWFLDTGCSNHMTSHKEWLVDIDKSRKSKIRFVDYRTLEAEGAGNMVIKRRNGKTLMIENVLYVPGMKSNLLSIGQLIQKGF